The proteins below are encoded in one region of Cololabis saira isolate AMF1-May2022 chromosome 21, fColSai1.1, whole genome shotgun sequence:
- the si:ch211-51c14.1 gene encoding protein kinase C and casein kinase substrate in neurons 2 protein: MSEVSSESSTEDVNNRSFWMPGNYQRTVKRTEDAFQACNDIVACFQERARVERQYAQQLSEWSNKWKPVVDSSPLYGSLFKAWQCFLSSADRLASLHASICRSLVSEDGDRVRTWQKETFHKKLFGGFKETQDIETGFARAQKPWAKRLKKLDKARRAYHKVSRKEQAAREREAHAQGNPDVAIDKQKKIQEERELVQQEAEKVRARYEKVLEEVNRYAPRYMEEMESIFDQSQDEERKRIVFLRQALLSIHKHLDITNNESVLAVYGELHSTLMAIDDQEDLRWWKNTHGPGMPTDWPHFQEWIPEKKTKKGKKEEEKSKEVEKKATIERSVMIGGVRVRALYDYVGQETDELSFKAGEEFLKVEDEDDQGWCRGMKDGGWEGLYPANYVEVV, translated from the exons CCGGGGAACTATCAGCGCACGGTGAAGCGCACGGAGGACGCTTTCCAGGCCTGTAACGACATCGTGGCGTGTTTCCAGGAGCGTGCTCGAGTGGAGCGGCAGTACGCTCAGCAGCTCAGTGAGTGGAGCAACAAGTGGAAGCCGGTCGTGGACTCCA gTCCTCTGTATGGATCTCTTTTCAAGGCTTGGCAGTGTTTCCTGTCCTCGGCTGACCGGCTGGCCTCCTTGCACGCCTCCATCTGTCGCTCCCtcgtgtcggaggatggagaccgGGTTAGGACCTGGCAGAAGGAAACCTTCCACAAGAAGCTGTTCGGCGGCTTCAAGGAGACCCAGGACATAGAGACGGGGTTCGCACGTGCTCAGAAGCCGTGGGCCAAACGGCTTAAAAAG ctGGACAAAGCCAGAAGGGCGTACCATAAGGTGAGTCGCAAGGAGCAAGCGGCCAGGGAGCGAGAGGCGCACGCCCAGGGAAACCCAGACGTGGCCATCGACAAACAGAAGAAGATCCAGGAGGAGAGAGAACTGGTGCAACAGGAGGCGGAGAAG GTGCGCGCCCGCTACGAGAAGGTCCTGGAGGAGGTGAACCGCTACGCTCCCCGCTACATGGAGGAGATGGAGTCCATCTTCGACCAATCGCAGGATGAAGAGCGCAAGAGGATCGTGTTTCTCAGGCAGGCCCTCCTCTCCATCCACAAACACCTGGACATCACCAACAACGAGAG TGTGCTGGCCGTGTACGGCGAGCTGCACAGCACGCTGATGGCCATCGACGACCAGGAGGACCTGCGCTGGTGGAAGAACACCCACGGGCCCGGCATGCCCACCGACTGGCCACACTTCCAG GAATGGATACctgaaaagaaaactaaaaaagggaagaaagaagaagagaaaagcaaagaagtgGAGAAGAAAGCGACGATAGAGAGGAG CGTGATGATCGGAGGAGTGAGAGTAAGAGCTCTGTACGATTACGTGGGCCAGGAGACCGACGAGCTCTCATTTAAAGCAG GTGAGGAGTTCCTGAAGGTGGAGGATGAGGACGACCAGGGCTGGTGTCGTGGGATGAAGGACGGCGGATGGGAGGGGCTCTACCCCGCAAACTATGTTGAAGTGGTATAG